A stretch of the Pseudobacteriovorax antillogorgiicola genome encodes the following:
- a CDS encoding UDP-N-acetylmuramoyl-tripeptide--D-alanyl-D-alanine ligase gives MLKRQDLIQHLNATIPDEIRDIPSNLPNIIQTDSRSIRPEHWFLPIIGETFDGHDFIRQAMEKGCQGFFYQADHCDQIPSDLRSRGIEIPDSLEFFQGLASFWRNLHKAKVVAITGSNGKTTAKEMLSHILTKAGNTLYTKGSYNNEIGVPITLCQLTTDHQFAVIEMGARHKGDIEALCNIANPDICIVLNIGVAHLGEFGSRETLRSTKQEMLTTTRKDAIAIVPHDDSDTVNVAKKHHDRVLTFGLEEGDIQVKLKYLTDGAMTLAITSPQEAFQETVPVYHQAYPINFAASVAASFGLDLSSLSIRQGMKSFGGVSQRFSISRFPTMTLIDDTYNANPQSMDAGLSSVNAAFPNADTILVLGDMLELGDESQQAHYNVGYYCAESVRPKMLVAIGPLSRAMLDGARKGGISEDKLLHFDSADDFVPQLEEILQKGNLLYAKASNGIKLNRIIQNARQILEKA, from the coding sequence ATGCTTAAACGACAAGATTTGATCCAACACCTGAATGCGACGATTCCTGATGAAATCAGAGATATTCCTTCCAATCTTCCCAATATAATCCAGACGGATAGTCGATCCATCAGGCCGGAGCATTGGTTTTTACCAATTATTGGTGAGACGTTTGACGGCCACGACTTCATTAGGCAGGCTATGGAAAAAGGCTGCCAAGGCTTCTTCTACCAGGCGGATCATTGTGATCAGATACCATCCGATCTTCGTAGCCGAGGAATAGAAATTCCAGACTCTCTAGAGTTTTTTCAAGGTCTTGCCTCATTTTGGAGAAACCTGCACAAAGCCAAAGTCGTTGCTATTACCGGTTCAAACGGTAAAACCACAGCCAAAGAAATGCTCAGCCATATCCTTACAAAAGCAGGAAATACACTCTACACCAAAGGTAGCTACAATAACGAAATCGGAGTACCCATAACTCTTTGTCAGCTGACTACAGACCACCAATTCGCAGTGATTGAGATGGGGGCCCGCCATAAGGGAGATATCGAGGCACTGTGCAACATTGCCAATCCCGATATCTGCATCGTCCTCAATATAGGGGTTGCTCACCTTGGGGAGTTCGGTAGTCGTGAAACCCTAAGATCAACCAAGCAAGAAATGCTCACGACCACACGCAAGGATGCGATCGCGATTGTCCCTCATGATGACTCTGACACTGTGAATGTCGCTAAAAAGCATCATGACCGAGTATTGACCTTCGGCCTTGAAGAGGGAGACATTCAAGTTAAGCTCAAGTACTTGACAGATGGAGCTATGACACTCGCTATCACATCTCCTCAGGAAGCATTTCAAGAAACGGTTCCCGTTTACCACCAAGCCTACCCTATCAACTTCGCTGCTTCCGTGGCTGCTAGCTTCGGGCTGGACCTTTCTTCCCTGAGTATACGTCAAGGAATGAAGAGCTTTGGTGGGGTCAGCCAGCGGTTTAGTATCTCTCGATTTCCAACGATGACTTTAATCGATGACACATACAACGCGAATCCACAGAGCATGGATGCTGGCCTTTCTTCAGTGAATGCAGCTTTTCCTAACGCCGACACGATCCTGGTTCTCGGTGACATGCTGGAACTTGGGGATGAAAGCCAGCAAGCTCATTATAACGTTGGATATTATTGTGCAGAAAGTGTTAGACCTAAGATGCTTGTTGCGATTGGACCACTAAGTCGCGCCATGCTTGATGGCGCTCGCAAGGGGGGAATCTCAGAAGACAAGCTCTTGCACTTTGATAGTGCTGACGACTTTGTTCCTCAATTAGAGGAGATTCTTCAAAAGGGGAACCTTCTTTACGCTAAGGCATCCAATGGCATAAAATTGAACCGAATTATCCAGAATGCGAGGCAAATTCTTGAGAAGGCTTAA
- the mraY gene encoding phospho-N-acetylmuramoyl-pentapeptide-transferase, producing MLYHLLVELTDYVSVFNVSRYITFRALAALLTALGMSFLLSPWFIRKLKSKQIGQQVRNDGPESHFSKAGTPTMGGGLILFATLLPALLWMDWRNPLLWYVSTITFIYGLIGFLDDYLKVSKKNTKGLSGKLKLLGQFGAAGGACTLYYLQTGNGELHFPFFKALTFDLGWLYVPFGMFVIVGASNAVNLTDGLDGLAIGPVMTTASTFAILSYVAGHIKIAEYLQIPFLSGAGELAIFCTCLVGAGMGFLWYNTYPAQVFMGDVGSLPLGGALGAIAVFTKNEIILAIVGGVFVMEALSVITQVASFKMTGKRVFRMAPIHHHFELKGWPEPKVIVRFWIISIILAIVGLMSLKLR from the coding sequence TTGCTTTATCACTTACTCGTTGAATTAACTGATTATGTCAGTGTTTTTAATGTCAGTCGCTATATTACTTTTCGGGCTCTCGCTGCTTTGTTAACAGCCTTAGGGATGTCCTTTCTTCTTTCACCTTGGTTCATTCGCAAACTAAAAAGTAAGCAGATTGGCCAGCAAGTTAGAAATGACGGACCTGAAAGCCACTTTTCAAAAGCTGGCACTCCCACCATGGGTGGTGGTCTGATACTTTTTGCGACCCTACTACCAGCTTTGCTTTGGATGGACTGGCGAAATCCCCTTCTTTGGTATGTTTCAACGATTACGTTTATCTATGGCCTGATTGGTTTCTTAGACGACTATCTCAAGGTTTCCAAGAAGAACACCAAAGGCTTGTCCGGCAAACTCAAGCTGCTGGGGCAATTTGGTGCAGCCGGTGGTGCTTGTACTCTTTATTACTTGCAAACTGGTAATGGCGAGCTTCACTTCCCTTTCTTCAAAGCACTGACCTTCGACCTTGGATGGTTATACGTACCATTCGGCATGTTTGTAATCGTCGGCGCAAGTAATGCTGTCAACCTAACTGATGGCCTTGACGGCCTCGCAATCGGGCCCGTAATGACAACAGCCTCAACCTTTGCAATCTTATCTTATGTCGCAGGGCATATTAAGATCGCTGAATATCTCCAGATACCCTTTCTTTCTGGAGCTGGGGAGCTCGCGATTTTCTGTACCTGCCTTGTAGGAGCTGGTATGGGCTTTCTTTGGTATAACACCTACCCTGCTCAAGTCTTTATGGGGGACGTTGGTTCCTTGCCGCTTGGCGGCGCTCTAGGAGCCATTGCTGTATTTACCAAAAACGAAATAATTCTCGCTATTGTCGGTGGGGTGTTTGTAATGGAAGCCTTATCCGTTATAACTCAGGTCGCTTCATTTAAGATGACCGGCAAGAGAGTTTTTAGAATGGCTCCCATTCATCATCACTTTGAGCTAAAAGGTTGGCCTGAACCGAAGGTGATTGTTAGATTCTGGATCATATCCATCATTTTGGCTATCGTTGGCCTGATGAGTCTGAAGCTACGATGA
- the murD gene encoding UDP-N-acetylmuramoyl-L-alanine--D-glutamate ligase, translating into MNNYLILGTGLSALAAARLLHKKGLQGRASTLKPPSKEEQSEFAKVSCPIVVGPQDSRLLDNIDVIIPSPGIPLNIPLLQTAREQGIAIISEIDLALEFYSGVTIGVTGTNGKSTTVTMLEHILKGIGKDCLAGGNLGRPPSEILAADESPKILALELSSYQLEATEKLAAAVSIFTSFSADHLERHKTLEGYFNAKWRLAHQTNSGGIIILSESVLEALLSFNSEIPKVHKIYAFVSKYPKGLPPGIEPILVDHERCQLSVEGETVPLAESFSIHDNLNLASCLLATRHLFPNQSLDQACLIAQNYRKLAHRFETVCHRSNQIVINDSKSTNVESTLVALKSMKQPCYLLLGGKDKGAPYQEILQLKDHIFKVITFGEAGAMISSQLKSLNPISYKSLKNALVGLSKLFHENPAPILFSPACSSFDEFLNFEERGLYFSKEIQRLIN; encoded by the coding sequence ATGAATAACTACCTCATACTTGGCACGGGCCTAAGCGCCCTTGCCGCTGCAAGACTGCTGCACAAAAAAGGCCTCCAAGGCCGCGCATCGACGTTAAAACCTCCTTCGAAGGAGGAGCAGTCTGAATTTGCCAAGGTTAGCTGCCCCATAGTCGTTGGCCCACAAGATTCGCGGCTTCTTGACAATATCGATGTCATCATTCCGAGCCCCGGAATACCACTGAATATCCCACTACTCCAAACTGCTAGGGAACAAGGTATCGCCATTATCAGCGAAATTGATCTAGCTTTAGAGTTTTACAGTGGCGTTACCATCGGCGTTACCGGGACTAATGGTAAATCTACGACAGTCACGATGCTAGAGCATATTTTAAAGGGGATAGGCAAAGACTGTCTTGCAGGGGGCAATCTCGGAAGACCACCATCCGAGATTCTGGCAGCAGATGAAAGCCCCAAGATTCTTGCTCTCGAACTTTCAAGCTACCAACTAGAGGCCACCGAGAAGCTAGCCGCAGCAGTCTCTATATTCACATCTTTCTCAGCGGATCACCTCGAACGGCACAAAACCCTTGAAGGCTATTTTAATGCTAAATGGCGTCTTGCCCACCAAACAAACTCTGGAGGTATCATCATCTTATCCGAGTCGGTTTTGGAGGCACTTCTGAGTTTCAATAGCGAGATACCAAAGGTACACAAAATCTATGCATTCGTATCGAAGTACCCCAAAGGCTTGCCTCCAGGCATTGAGCCTATCCTCGTAGATCATGAGCGCTGTCAACTATCAGTTGAAGGCGAAACTGTACCGTTGGCGGAATCATTTAGTATTCACGATAACTTGAACCTTGCATCCTGCCTCCTTGCTACTAGGCACCTTTTCCCGAATCAATCGCTCGATCAAGCCTGTCTAATTGCACAAAACTATCGCAAGCTGGCTCACCGTTTTGAAACCGTTTGTCATCGTAGCAACCAAATAGTTATCAATGACTCTAAGTCGACCAACGTCGAATCCACTCTTGTTGCTCTTAAATCTATGAAGCAACCTTGCTATCTGCTTTTGGGTGGCAAAGACAAAGGCGCACCCTATCAAGAGATTTTGCAGCTAAAAGATCATATTTTTAAGGTAATTACCTTTGGTGAAGCGGGTGCTATGATCAGTTCACAGCTCAAGTCTCTTAATCCCATCTCTTATAAATCATTGAAGAATGCACTCGTTGGGCTGAGCAAACTGTTTCACGAGAATCCAGCTCCCATTCTATTCTCACCGGCGTGTTCTTCGTTTGATGAGTTTTTGAATTTTGAAGAAAGAGGACTATACTTTAGCAAGGAGATTCAACGACTCATCAATTAA
- the ftsW gene encoding putative lipid II flippase FtsW, with product MKSASSYSANLIISAIILSVFGIIFIFTASSIPAAQRYGDLFFFPKRQLISLGLGVISGALLLKLPIRNIARLAFPGFILTTLLLVATLIPYFGHTVNGASRWLRWGMISFQPAELSKLVLILFLAKNLARPNFSGLHRLSGLLSCIFPLMVFSILLMLQPDFGTTFLLSLICFSMVFVCGLPIKLVASGLITGLLAIGIAIWQAPYRMKRITSFIDPWESAQSGGFQIIQSYLGFHNGGLLGVGLGGSRQKLYFLPEAHTDFILSVIGEELGLIGVSFIILLFGFMIWNGFKITERQTDIFAKLLAFGLTCLISVQATINMGVAMGLLPTKGMPLPFISHGSSSLVVFLWVVAILARLNYESDHLHERQ from the coding sequence GTGAAATCTGCCTCAAGCTATAGCGCTAACCTAATCATATCTGCGATTATTCTTTCGGTATTTGGCATTATTTTCATTTTCACGGCATCCAGTATTCCTGCTGCACAGCGGTATGGTGATCTATTTTTTTTTCCTAAAAGGCAACTTATCTCACTTGGCCTTGGAGTTATCTCTGGTGCCCTCCTATTGAAGCTACCTATCCGTAATATCGCAAGGTTGGCATTTCCGGGTTTTATACTCACTACACTTTTACTCGTCGCGACCCTTATTCCCTATTTTGGTCACACAGTAAATGGTGCTTCTCGATGGCTGCGCTGGGGCATGATCTCGTTTCAACCTGCAGAACTCAGCAAGTTGGTGCTAATTCTATTTCTTGCCAAAAACCTTGCTCGTCCAAACTTTTCAGGACTTCATCGCCTATCGGGCTTATTGTCCTGCATATTCCCCTTGATGGTTTTTTCGATCTTGCTCATGTTACAACCAGACTTTGGCACGACCTTTCTTCTCTCACTTATCTGTTTCTCTATGGTTTTCGTTTGCGGCTTGCCAATCAAACTTGTCGCATCAGGACTGATTACTGGCCTGCTCGCGATCGGCATTGCTATCTGGCAGGCACCATATCGGATGAAGAGAATCACAAGCTTCATTGATCCGTGGGAGAGCGCCCAATCTGGGGGATTCCAAATCATCCAAAGTTACCTTGGTTTTCATAATGGCGGCCTCTTAGGGGTAGGTTTAGGGGGTTCACGTCAAAAACTCTATTTTCTTCCAGAGGCCCACACCGATTTCATTCTTTCGGTGATAGGAGAAGAGCTTGGTTTAATTGGTGTTTCCTTTATCATCTTGCTATTCGGTTTCATGATCTGGAATGGCTTCAAAATTACAGAACGTCAGACAGACATTTTTGCCAAACTACTAGCCTTCGGACTCACTTGCCTAATTAGCGTTCAAGCTACTATCAACATGGGTGTCGCTATGGGTTTGCTCCCAACAAAAGGCATGCCTCTCCCATTTATTAGTCATGGATCTAGCTCTCTTGTGGTATTCCTTTGGGTGGTTGCTATTCTGGCAAGACTCAACTACGAATCGGACCACCTTCATGAGCGACAATAA
- the murC gene encoding UDP-N-acetylmuramate--L-alanine ligase, which produces MSDNNQRHFHLIGIGGSGMTPLAEIASFRGYKISGSDQKINSNCERLIASGIQIFKGHEASNLDSQAIVVYSSAIRQDNPELVQAKNSGQTLWHRSQLLEFLIGDQKLIGVSGTHGKTSTTAMIAHILDQCGCQPTAFIGGEVGGRKSYSYTGHGEYFVAELDESDGSFLRFSPFVSVINNIDLDHLDFYKNLEEIKAAFHKFAKQTDPDGAIVLNWDNGHCQELGHEIDLNHRLSFGRRIGCDVRGISFTTKQDASFFKAVVERDLVEGTTPLIGQHNFQNILCALSVVRALEIPIEEAVTALASFPGVKRRLNRLYNSKSIKILDDYAHNPGKIKACIEAVREAYPDHWNTVVFQPHRYSRMKTMYNEFVDSFKDADTLVLLPIFSAGEEDCGSYSPQQFANDIEQQCDTKVVVFDRFPNPEMLLSLVETKDRSVLLSVGAGNVYQASNDLRDFINGQDQKET; this is translated from the coding sequence ATGAGCGACAATAATCAAAGGCATTTTCATCTGATTGGAATCGGCGGCTCGGGAATGACACCTCTTGCAGAGATTGCGTCATTCCGTGGGTATAAAATATCTGGCAGTGATCAAAAAATAAATTCTAACTGTGAAAGACTCATTGCCAGCGGCATTCAAATCTTTAAGGGTCACGAGGCCTCAAACCTTGATTCACAAGCCATAGTTGTCTATTCATCTGCTATTCGGCAAGACAACCCTGAGCTGGTCCAAGCCAAGAATTCGGGACAAACACTTTGGCACCGATCGCAGTTATTGGAATTCTTGATCGGTGATCAAAAGCTTATTGGAGTTTCTGGAACCCATGGAAAAACATCAACCACAGCGATGATTGCTCACATCCTAGATCAATGTGGATGTCAACCAACAGCGTTTATTGGTGGCGAAGTAGGAGGGCGAAAATCCTATAGCTATACAGGACATGGCGAATACTTTGTGGCTGAATTAGATGAATCAGATGGTAGCTTCCTAAGATTTTCCCCTTTTGTTAGTGTGATAAACAATATTGATTTGGATCATTTGGACTTCTATAAGAACCTTGAGGAAATCAAAGCAGCCTTTCACAAATTTGCCAAACAAACCGATCCGGATGGGGCTATTGTCTTGAATTGGGATAATGGCCATTGTCAGGAGCTAGGCCACGAAATTGATTTGAATCATCGACTTAGCTTTGGGCGAAGAATTGGCTGCGATGTACGCGGTATTTCATTTACAACAAAACAGGATGCTTCGTTTTTTAAGGCAGTCGTAGAACGAGACTTGGTGGAAGGAACGACTCCCCTTATAGGTCAGCACAACTTCCAGAATATCCTTTGTGCCTTAAGCGTAGTCCGGGCACTTGAAATACCCATTGAAGAAGCCGTTACAGCTCTGGCTAGCTTCCCTGGAGTCAAGCGGCGGCTAAATCGCTTATACAATAGTAAGAGTATCAAAATTTTAGATGATTACGCTCATAATCCCGGCAAGATCAAAGCATGCATTGAAGCTGTTCGAGAAGCATACCCTGATCACTGGAATACTGTCGTCTTCCAGCCCCATCGCTATAGTCGGATGAAAACCATGTATAATGAATTTGTGGACTCTTTTAAAGATGCCGACACTCTTGTACTGCTGCCGATTTTTTCTGCTGGGGAAGAAGACTGTGGTTCATATTCTCCTCAGCAATTCGCAAACGATATCGAACAGCAATGTGATACCAAAGTTGTGGTCTTCGATCGATTTCCGAATCCAGAAATGCTGTTAAGCCTTGTGGAAACAAAAGATCGATCAGTTCTTCTTAGTGTTGGCGCTGGCAATGTATACCAGGCGAGCAATGATTTGAGGGACTTTATCAATGGCCAAGATCAGAAAGAAACATGA
- a CDS encoding cell division protein FtsQ/DivIB: MAKIRKKHESLLTKQKLKRRHHIPTVWFTKVSAPIIVIAMFSLSFLGVLKSLEQYAIPLPLSPIQVHPHQIAIQHQEFIKDYISRNPIQDLQQVESFKLDLQKKLAAKSLSTLALTPYKILLKAEFHQSLAAIEYGIKRLLSDKGKVFGQYSEKHHHHLPMISGISIDRKLDLDNEQSVVMSERNNEVLQEALLLINDGLRYNIRYKAIHFDSFRGFQVLLFDKRIRVEMGRRPFNKRYIKLEKILSNLSKKRVNTARIELDYQGKAFIKESTL, translated from the coding sequence ATGGCCAAGATCAGAAAGAAACATGAATCTTTACTGACCAAGCAAAAACTTAAGCGTAGACATCATATTCCTACCGTGTGGTTTACTAAAGTCAGCGCTCCTATAATCGTCATAGCCATGTTTTCACTATCTTTCTTGGGTGTTCTCAAATCTCTTGAACAGTATGCTATCCCACTTCCCTTAAGCCCCATCCAAGTGCATCCTCATCAGATTGCCATCCAGCATCAGGAGTTTATTAAGGATTATATTAGCCGCAATCCGATTCAAGACCTTCAGCAGGTCGAGTCATTCAAGCTAGATCTCCAGAAGAAACTTGCAGCGAAATCTCTAAGCACACTTGCTTTGACACCATATAAAATCCTTCTAAAAGCAGAGTTCCACCAATCTCTAGCAGCTATAGAATACGGGATTAAGCGCCTACTTTCCGACAAAGGTAAGGTTTTTGGCCAGTATAGTGAGAAGCACCATCATCACCTGCCAATGATTAGCGGTATCTCGATAGACAGGAAACTAGATCTCGATAACGAGCAAAGTGTTGTCATGAGTGAGAGAAATAATGAGGTCCTTCAAGAGGCCCTTCTACTAATCAATGATGGTTTGCGCTACAATATAAGGTACAAGGCAATTCACTTCGATTCATTTCGAGGTTTTCAAGTTTTGTTGTTTGACAAACGCATTCGCGTTGAAATGGGCCGTCGCCCCTTTAATAAGAGATATATCAAACTCGAAAAAATACTTTCAAACCTCTCCAAGAAACGAGTAAATACAGCCCGCATAGAGCTGGATTACCAAGGGAAGGCTTTTATAAAAGAATCTACCTTATAA
- the ftsA gene encoding cell division protein FtsA: MARSKQIFALDLGTTKFCLAALHQSAGRPDIQVCEVPALGMKRGMLVDFEEASRALNKLVEEAEARFKCDIRRVVVGVAGSHLKSRTVTGNMEIQDSLIKTIHVQSLTVDVENQCRSSHREILHCIPIHFDVDSRDSVNNPIGLSGSHLSGSFFVIDADRSYLKDMIRLCNHCGLEVCQLYSEPFASASVTVDDQLKNLGVALADIGGGTTDGIIFQHGRPVSMFTINTAGNHMHRDLSVGLNIPLSDGLRIKEHYGLTDLPGFLDLKDIHGTLVRFSDQRIRGILEARILELGKFMFHSLVDHQGNLGGGILFTGGGSYLKGIDKFLGAKFGVSVKSQQPHISLGMSHDWEYPATYATVIGLINLEIGRRKILHDESSASWPKRYVYQFVNWIRELS, translated from the coding sequence GTGGCTCGTTCTAAACAAATCTTTGCTCTCGACCTAGGTACAACAAAATTCTGTCTTGCAGCTTTACATCAATCTGCAGGAAGACCAGATATTCAAGTATGTGAAGTGCCAGCTCTTGGAATGAAACGGGGGATGCTGGTTGATTTTGAAGAAGCCTCCCGCGCCCTCAACAAACTTGTTGAAGAAGCAGAGGCACGTTTCAAATGCGATATCCGTCGTGTTGTAGTTGGTGTCGCTGGCAGTCATTTGAAAAGTCGTACTGTGACTGGAAACATGGAGATTCAAGATAGCCTTATTAAGACGATTCATGTGCAAAGCCTAACAGTCGACGTGGAAAATCAGTGTCGCTCCTCTCATCGTGAAATTCTTCACTGCATTCCCATACACTTCGATGTTGATAGTCGGGATTCTGTTAATAACCCTATTGGTCTCTCTGGGTCTCATCTCTCAGGCAGCTTTTTTGTCATAGACGCCGATCGTTCATACCTAAAAGACATGATAAGACTTTGCAATCACTGCGGCCTTGAAGTTTGCCAACTCTATTCCGAACCCTTTGCTTCAGCGTCAGTGACCGTTGACGATCAACTCAAAAACCTAGGTGTTGCCCTTGCTGATATCGGCGGTGGAACCACCGATGGAATTATATTCCAACATGGTAGACCAGTTAGTATGTTTACCATCAATACAGCTGGTAATCATATGCATCGAGATCTATCCGTTGGTCTCAATATTCCCCTCTCCGATGGCCTCAGGATTAAGGAGCATTACGGCCTAACAGATTTACCAGGATTTCTGGACCTAAAAGATATCCATGGAACACTGGTTCGTTTTTCAGATCAGCGAATTCGCGGTATTTTGGAGGCAAGGATCTTGGAGCTTGGTAAATTTATGTTCCACTCACTCGTTGACCATCAAGGCAACTTAGGTGGAGGAATCCTTTTCACAGGTGGAGGCAGTTATCTCAAGGGAATTGATAAATTCTTAGGTGCAAAGTTCGGAGTTTCTGTAAAATCGCAACAACCCCACATTTCACTCGGGATGTCCCACGACTGGGAGTATCCTGCAACTTACGCAACAGTGATCGGTCTTATCAATCTTGAAATTGGTCGGCGTAAGATTCTTCACGATGAATCCAGTGCTTCTTGGCCCAAGCGCTACGTTTACCAATTTGTGAACTGGATTCGGGAGCTATCCTAG
- the ftsZ gene encoding cell division protein FtsZ, which produces MTFDPENFVPPAANIKVIGIGGGGGNAVNTMIRTNIEGVEFIAANTDVQALRFSLAERKIQIGKELTKGLGAGADPDIGRDAMLEDRHAIAEALQGSHMVFVTAGMGGGTGTGGAAIVAQVAREQGALTVGVVTRPFAFEGKRRRKHAEEGIQRLKENVDTLITIPNQRLLQVASPDLSMIDAFRMADNVLVNAVKGISDIINIPGTVNVDFADVKTVMASMGMALMGIGEAEGEGRAPEAARRAIQSPLLEDVDIEGATGILINITAGENVSLMEVNEACSIVQEAAHEDANIIFGAVIDEDIGQKLRVTVIATGFPIDDELETPDKTSLQGALRAQPDPAFSLSSPEESHKQESLELKQTPLFDDDLEDGSEPEPTPVLADKDLEQSKTRIEGARSSKEQEAEFEINSEQDDMDKKIDAALKIAEKLSQETKAESDDELDVPSFLRGESRDLSLS; this is translated from the coding sequence ATGACGTTCGATCCTGAAAACTTCGTCCCGCCTGCCGCCAATATTAAGGTTATCGGCATCGGTGGAGGCGGTGGCAATGCCGTCAATACCATGATTCGGACCAATATCGAGGGCGTAGAGTTTATAGCTGCCAATACTGATGTCCAAGCATTACGGTTCTCACTTGCCGAGCGCAAGATTCAGATAGGTAAGGAACTCACAAAGGGTCTTGGTGCTGGGGCTGACCCTGATATTGGACGAGATGCTATGCTAGAAGACCGTCATGCGATTGCAGAAGCGTTGCAAGGCTCACATATGGTCTTTGTCACTGCTGGTATGGGTGGTGGAACAGGGACAGGTGGTGCAGCGATCGTGGCTCAAGTTGCTCGTGAGCAGGGGGCACTCACAGTTGGAGTCGTGACAAGGCCATTCGCGTTTGAGGGCAAACGCCGTCGCAAGCACGCCGAAGAAGGCATTCAGAGACTAAAAGAAAATGTCGATACCCTCATAACAATTCCGAATCAGAGGCTTCTTCAGGTAGCTAGTCCCGATTTGAGTATGATTGACGCTTTCCGGATGGCTGATAATGTCTTGGTAAATGCCGTTAAAGGCATCTCAGATATTATCAATATTCCAGGTACGGTGAATGTTGATTTCGCTGATGTAAAAACAGTTATGGCGAGCATGGGAATGGCCTTGATGGGCATCGGTGAAGCAGAAGGCGAAGGTCGGGCCCCAGAGGCGGCACGTCGTGCCATCCAATCACCACTTCTCGAAGATGTTGACATTGAAGGGGCGACAGGAATTCTCATCAACATTACAGCAGGGGAAAATGTATCGTTGATGGAGGTCAACGAGGCCTGCTCCATAGTGCAAGAGGCAGCCCATGAAGATGCCAATATTATCTTTGGTGCCGTGATCGATGAAGACATCGGGCAAAAATTGAGGGTCACAGTCATCGCTACAGGGTTTCCCATTGACGATGAACTGGAAACACCAGACAAGACAAGCCTCCAAGGGGCATTGCGGGCTCAACCAGATCCTGCATTTTCTCTCTCTAGCCCTGAAGAGAGTCACAAGCAAGAAAGCTTGGAACTTAAACAAACACCCCTATTTGATGATGATCTAGAAGATGGTTCTGAGCCAGAGCCTACACCAGTATTAGCAGATAAAGACCTAGAGCAGAGTAAGACCAGAATCGAAGGCGCACGATCTAGTAAGGAGCAGGAAGCTGAGTTCGAGATCAATAGCGAACAAGACGATATGGACAAGAAAATTGACGCTGCCCTTAAGATTGCTGAAAAGCTGAGTCAGGAAACTAAGGCGGAATCCGATGATGAACTAGATGTTCCTTCTTTTCTCCGTGGGGAAAGCCGAGACCTTAGCCTTAGCTAA
- a CDS encoding SDR family oxidoreductase, whose product MTRTDSAEDAILVAGGSGFIGRHLVPFLADRGHSVVSMYHMRLPEPYPNVFPVCSDLGSVDLLAAPLRGVETVIFLAWENNFMGSSDEIKFDPSYKRCSTNVRLLSNLLTAMEKAETKRIIFLSAVGANRRAKLPFLKEKYLAEVAVLNSKVPEKIIVRSNLVYHPDSAHDQFIKSVMNVMKFPGVYPVPRVDDKIAPVHIDDLCQILGDASEYEMEQPSAIVEVAGPDDLRVEDIFRLVSEKFSKGARIQLRGSLGNSLVPIFERRGEHYSPSGPKVKDYLSIANIRDSNTETDNPISGVLLKKTRGFREALGAISK is encoded by the coding sequence GTGACACGAACGGATTCTGCTGAGGACGCTATACTGGTGGCGGGGGGGTCAGGGTTTATCGGGCGTCACCTCGTGCCATTCTTAGCCGATCGAGGTCATTCAGTTGTCTCCATGTATCATATGCGTCTACCGGAACCTTATCCCAATGTATTTCCTGTATGCTCAGACCTTGGTTCTGTTGACCTCCTTGCAGCTCCTTTGAGAGGAGTAGAAACTGTTATTTTTCTAGCCTGGGAAAATAACTTCATGGGCTCATCCGATGAGATAAAGTTTGACCCAAGCTATAAGCGATGTAGTACCAACGTGCGACTTTTGAGTAACTTACTTACGGCAATGGAAAAAGCTGAAACTAAGAGAATCATCTTCTTAAGCGCAGTTGGTGCCAATCGTCGGGCAAAGCTACCATTCCTTAAAGAGAAATACCTTGCCGAAGTCGCCGTCCTAAATTCCAAGGTCCCTGAAAAAATCATCGTACGAAGCAATCTAGTGTACCATCCAGATTCAGCCCACGATCAATTCATTAAGTCCGTGATGAATGTAATGAAGTTCCCTGGGGTGTACCCTGTCCCACGGGTCGATGATAAAATTGCTCCTGTTCATATCGATGACCTATGTCAGATACTTGGCGATGCCAGCGAGTACGAAATGGAGCAACCTTCGGCGATTGTAGAGGTTGCTGGCCCAGATGACCTGCGGGTAGAGGATATTTTTCGTTTGGTATCGGAAAAATTTTCAAAAGGTGCTCGAATACAGCTGAGGGGTTCGCTTGGAAATAGCCTGGTACCAATTTTCGAAAGGCGAGGGGAGCATTATTCACCTTCGGGCCCGAAGGTAAAGGACTACCTATCGATTGCTAATATCCGGGATAGCAATACCGAGACAGATAACCCTATCTCGGGAGTGCTACTAAAGAAAACAAGAGGGTTTCGAGAAGCTCTCGGTGCTATCTCGAAGTGA